From Dermacentor albipictus isolate Rhodes 1998 colony chromosome 8, USDA_Dalb.pri_finalv2, whole genome shotgun sequence:
TCTCCCGGGGCCTTCCAGACCTCGAAGACCTGGAAAGGTCACGGTCACCCCGACCAGGTGGAAGTACTCGACTATGCCCCGCTGCCTCCAATGCTCTGCGGTCTTCCAGCCTCGACCTGATGTCCTCCGGTGGAAGTCTCCGGTCGTGATCCGACTGAGCACGATCATCTAACCTGCTTCCACCACGATCATCGCGACGGCTGCTCGATTTGAGTGACTTTGCGCCGTCGTTCGCCTCGCCACCTTCGCCCCGGCTATGCTTCTCCCCGAACTTGGACCTATCGAGCTTGATCCTCTTGGTCTGCTGGGTGCCTTCGGATGAGCTTCCCCGCTGTTCTTTGTCAGATGTGGTGACCGATCGCCTTTCCTTTTCCGTAGAGGAAGTGATCGTGACTTGCAGAGTGCCATCCAGCCGGTCTCTCAGCCTTAGTGGCACCGATGGGTCCCTCCAGCCTTCTTTAACCTCACGAATGCTAGACTGCGAAGAAGACTCGTCTGCGGGCACTGGCTGTGAGTCATCTGGTGAAGCCACTTTCGATGGCAGCTTTTTTGGCTCCGATGCGGTGGCTGGCCTAGCAAGTGCTGCGGTAGCTGCTGCGACTGCCACCATGGCCTTCTTCCGCGGTTTGTGTAGCAGCACGTTCTCGGCACGCTGAAGCACTTCTGAAGACACCACGGGTTTGGTTTCCTTGGCCTCCTCCACTGGCTCATTTGGAGGCAGCGGAGACTCTTCTCCCTCAAGTTCCTCCCTCTCCCATTTGGAGAGCTCGGGCACTTCCACTTGCAGCACGTTTTCTTCCTCCTTGGGTGCAGCACCTTCCTTTTGCTCTGGCTCGAGCTCGGTCTTGTCCCAGATTGTGTCGACAGTGTCCTGTGTTGCTTTTGCGCGGCCTCTAGTTTCCTCCGGCGTTGCCACTTCGCCCTTGGCCTCCTCTCTCTCGTCACTGAGCAACTTTTTCTTAGCCAGCTCCAGCTGCTCCTCTATCTTTGACAGTCTGGCAGCATCTGGAACACCTTGCTCGAGCTCCGCTGTCAGGAAGGCCACCATCGACTGCTCGCGGCTCAAATCCGGAGGCGTCAGGAGCAGCGACTTAGTCAGCAGCCTCGCTTCACgtagcttctttttcttctttttgcgctTGAGCGGCTCGTCGTCAGCACCGGGCAGCTGCTGGCTGGACTCATCCGATGTTCTGCCAGCCATCTTGGCGGCCATTTTTTTAAGCGCCTCTTCTTGCTTCAGCTTTTTCTTGTGCTTGTGCTTGCGCTCCTTCACAGCTGCGGCACCTTCCGAGAGAGTCTCCTCGCCTTCGGCCTTCGCGGCATCCCGGGACGTCTTGGCCGTCTctttggtggaggcaggtggctCCTCCACTTTAGTTTCAACAGCTTGCTTTTCCCCTTCTGGTGGAACCACTGCAGATACCTTCGATGCCTTCTTGACAGCACCCTCCTGAACGCCTGCTGCCCTTTCTTTTGACTCCTTCCTGGACTCCTTGGACTTGTGATGGTGCTTGTGCCGCAGAAGTTTCTCTTCCTTATCCTTGGACCTCTTGCGGGTCTTGACGGGGCCTTCAGCCTCGAGGCGGGCGCCCTCTTTGCCTTCCGTGCCTTCCCTTGACACAACCAGGGGCGTTGTGATGGCCTCGCCATGCCGGCGATGTTCACGGGAACGGCTCTCCCGGCTACCCTTGGGCGATCGCTCAGACACCACCTCTGGTGGAGGAGGGTAGTCACCTCTTGACCTTTCTCTCCTGCTCCCAGGATCGGCGTGGTATGCTCGAGAAGGCATCCCCAACGGACCTGGTGGTCCGCCACCTTCGTAGCGATCGTTCCCACGGTTGTCGCCACGGTGTGGCGGAGGAGGTAGTGCCCCCGGAGGGTAGCCAGGCGGGTAGCCACGGTAGGGAGCACCGACACCGTCACGGTGGTGATGCGGTGGATAGTAGTGTCCACCGCGGCCGTCGAACTCAACAGGTGGCACCATGTGCTCGGAGGGATGGTGTGGGTAGCCCGGGTGATGCGGGTAGCCACCGGGTGGCCCCCCATAGAAGCCACGGCGAGCTCCACGAAATGATGGCGAGCGGCCTCGGTAGCCGTGGGGCGGGGGACCCAAGTGGTGGGGTGGAGGTGGCGGCAGTGGGTGGTGGTGATAGGATCGCGGAGAGCGAGGAGTGCGAGAGCGGCGATATGCACGGCCGCTTCCGTGGCTGCCGCCATGGTAGTGATGTCGCGTGCGCCGTGTGGATCGGCCGGGAGACCTCGAGCGCGACCTGCGAACGACAGCAAACAAGCAACAGGTCTAGTCAGCGCTCAGTAGGCGTAACTTAATGCACTATATTAGTGAAACTTTTTTCACTTCCCAAAGGGACAAAAGAAACGACTGAGAAAAGCTCTCCTGCATTTCATTGTTTCCATAGTGTTCCCCTTGTCTACAACTGCATGCTGCCACACAGCTTGTTGATCCTACTCCTATCCACTCCTCGGAACAAAGCTACCTAACTGTCAATATGACTGGGCTGACAGTGCTACTGCAGTCATGACAACCTAAAGCAGTGGTGGCTTCGGTCACATGCAACGCCCCTTATGCTGCAGTATCCCAGGCCATTGCCACAACCCCTGCTTCTCTTTTAGCAAAAAATCAGTTTCGCAAGAGATTgctcaccgtccacaatttgctTAGCACATGACAGTGAGCCACAAAGGTCATTGTGCACGTTAGCTACAGCTAGCCGTGCATGTAGGCAGCATTTTCTTGAAAATTTGTCTCGACAGCACATGTTTGTAGTGacatgcagcaagcacatgtcATCGTTGTATACACTCATGAAGCCCCTTCCCTTTTTTTGAAAGAATTACATCATCTAGAGAGTGATGGGTGGGTGACAAGATATTTCAGTACTTTTGACAGAGTACAGCTAGAACATACAGATCTGCAAGGAAGTCCCATTACGGTAAAATGCTATGTGTGGCTACCTTCCATATGAACTGATAAATGTGGCGCAATAAAAATGCCGATAACTCATTGGAACGACCTAGAGCATGGGCATGACACACAAAGTGTACCGTTAAGTGGAGAAAGAACTGAATAAAGCAATGTCTCCAGATAACATTTGAATAAAAGCAAGCACAGAAAAGCAGCATAAGACTTGAAGTTGAAGTTTAACTTCGCAGTTAaacttttttagacattacaccCCTTCCACATTTCTTGGTCATGCTCAGATCTTTGCAGCATCAGACTTAACAAAGAAAAGGCACCAACAGGTAAAATCCTTTTAAGAAACGAATTCTCTGCATTTTCCATGCAACCACTGCAAGGCCCGTGGACATAAAGCTTCTGATTGCAAAGAAGAAAACAGGGACTCTAATCGCACAGACAAAACAATAAATGCTGTACCTGTAGCTGCCACTTCGGGAGCGCCGTCCATGAGGGCTCTTCGAGCCCGCCCGCCGGCGTCCCTCTCCACCTCCAGGGCTCCGCGGTGACCTGGACCGGCGGTGTCGCACGGGTGACCGTGACCTCGACCTTGACCTCGAGTACGACCTTGACCGTGACCTCGGTGTGTATGACCTGGAGTGCGGCGAGTAGGAGCGTGAACTGCCACTGTAGCGCGAGTGTGGCGAGCGGGGCGAGTAGGACCGGGAGGCAGCACTGCTGCGGCCCCCGCGCGACTTGGAGCGCGACCGGCTGTAGGACGACGAGCGGGACCGGGAGCGTGTCTTGGAGTGCGAGCGGCCACTGCGCCGTTCCCGCCGCTCGCGATGCCGGTTGCGGTGCAGGTCACGCAGGCGCTTTTCAAACTCCTCCAGGGGGTCGCCCGCCCGCCGACTGCGGCTGCGAGGGGGGTTGCACCAGAAGGGGGGTGCTCGTTAGTGGAGTGCTCTTAGGGGTCACACGACTGGCACACTTTGCCACAGATCAAAGCAAGCACACTTACCGGGCCTGTACAGAGAGGCCTAAGAAAGGTGCACATGGAAGAGTGTGCATGTGAGTGAATGCTGTCCCGGTAAAATGCCAGAACACCACCTAGCAATAATGACACATCTTCACCCACGTTCAACCACCATTGTGCCCACTGCATGTTTGGAGAACTACCATTTCGTACAGACTTCGCTGTGGCACAAGTCCCAAGCGCCACTTTTGTTCGCTGGCATCAGCCAGAAGTACTTCCCCAATTACAATGAAGCGTGTCTACTTCAACCATTTGGCATTTCTTTATGTTTGACAAGATGCCTGCTGACATTGCAGCAAGCATGGTTAGCAGTTTGCCACTGCTTCTCGTGAATCACTCGCAAGCTTCCAAGTTCAGACTCCCAGATACTTGCTGCCATGCAACAGTGCTCATTCCTATACAGAAAAGCGAGCCATTGTTACTATGCGTTATCAGTCCTCTCCAGTGCTGGTATGCATGAAACAGCAGCAACCTTCAAGAGGAGCATATCGACGTAGCTGGGTGCCCTATGCCGTTAATTTGGAATGTCCGCAAAAGATTCCTGCCGAATCTCAAGGcaacaaaaagaaatataaaaggaACAATAGAAAAGCAGGCACTGCATGTGACACGTACTACCACCGTTTGTTATGCAACGGCAAGAAAAGTAGCCAACAGAGATGAAGCGAAGATTGTCGTTCCCGATACATGCCAATAATGGGGAGTGTGCATTGTAAGAAAAGGTACACTAGCCCGCACAAAGAAAGCTTGTCAATCAGGTTCACCGAACGTCTATCCTCCCCAATCTACAAGGTTTATCTCTTGTGTGGGAAAGTGTACGCTGGTGAGACGGACACTGCTTTAATGAGAGGCCACCAGAACAGTGGTTGCCAACTAAAAATAACGCTGGAGGATAGTTCCACCTTTCACTGTATGAACTGCAGTTATACACCAAACTCTTAGAGCCCCAACATCTTGTGCAAAGAGTGTCAGACAGAGTTCAGTGGAAGCTAACAGAAGCCTTCTCTAGAGCAGAAAACTTTTGCAGGCACGTAAGCTTGCTGTCAGAACTTTTCTTGCAGAAAAAGCTGGTGTTTTTAGATGGTCCCGAGTACAGACTATGTTTGCTCTCGTGTGTTGCTTCTTTCTCCAAACCTGTTTGCTTCAAGTTTCTTTCTGTAATGAACCACTCGGCAAAGAAAAAAGTATTACTGCATGCCCTTTTACTTCTTGGACGAAACTACAATGTACCACGAATGTACTACTAACGGACTTGTAAAGTGAGGCTTACGTCACGTCTAATTTTCGGCTTCATTGTCCCCGTGTTATGTGGGCAAACACCAATAAGTGCTAAGAAAGCCGCTTGCTCTTTGCAGATGAGGTGACCTTGGTCAATGTGGCAAAAATTGTGGAGAAGGCATGCAACACTCAGAGATGACAAAGGGCAGGCAATAGGAGAAGCTGTTCCATGAGCTGGCCGTGTTTCCGATCCAGGGTGGCTTCACGGGCAGCGACGCCAGGGTCTCTCGTTGGCTGTTTCCCTCCTCCTCCATGAGCTTGCGATGGAATGCGATGCTCCCCTAGACCTTCCTGCCCTCTCACCCGCAGCAGCGTGTCTACATCCCGCCAACTGGCCCATGCCACAAATGAGCGATCGCCAATGCACCACTAGGAGACTTTTGCTGCCAGGCGCTAGCGCCAATCTACCATGGTTAAGTACATCACAAGGACACACATCTCATCAAGCAACTGCACCAACCTCCTCCTGCCGTGGTAGTCATCTCCTGGACCGAATGGCTTGGCCGGAGGGATGTAGCCTGCTCCAGATGGCACGGGGAAGTGCGGAGGGACCACGTTCATCCCAGTCAGACCTAGATTAAAATAGCGAGCGTTCCGGTTGTATCTCCCTTAAAAGACACCAGCACAAAACAACAAGGAAATGTCACGGATGTTTGAATACCTAATTTCCTGAGAGGCGCTGGTTGGGTGCCTTTAGTGCAAGTTACTAGGGAGGCAACATAAGGCTTTGCGAGAGCGTACAGCTGCTCCCAACCATTGCTCTGGGCTTGCACAAGCAAGACTAAACGATGAGGCCGGACAATTTTAAATAGTACAAAAGTTGCAAAGCATGCAAGTGGCACAGAAGCTCAGTTTAGAACAGCACAAGTGTACTGCCTGATTAGTCTTTTAGGTGGAAAATCCTGACTGGCAACAACAGTACATTTGTACAATTTATTTGTAATGGGCCTGTGCATTACATCGACGCTACCTGTGCTCTAGCCATGAGCAGTAGTGGCTAACACTCCCACAGCTAGCACAGTCGAATCAACATTTAACAATAGTCAAGTGCCAAGACAATATACGAAAGACCATAAGCAGGCTTTCCCACACGGCTACCTTGCCATAACCAATATGGCTGCGTTTCCACTAGCAGCGCTGTTAAAGCTGAGACATGCGTTTTGAAAGCTTGGATAGTGCGGGGAATGGACGGTGGCAGCAATGATGTCCCCATCCCACATGTTCACACTTCAATTACAATTCTAGCCACTTGCACTTGCAGGTGTTGCATATCATCTACTCCTCTGCTGTAACAATAATATAGTTAGCAAGCAGAGTTAACAATGCTGACAAGTCAAACAATTAAATGTTAATTAAGCCAGTACTGCCAACAATTGCTCTCTCATTGGATGGTTGAATCTTTCGCGCCAGATAGCCGTCAATGCAACTTTTAAATCTTTCTTCAGACATACAACGGAAGGCTACAGGGACGCCACTCACCAGGGGGCGGCGCCTGTCCAGGGAATGGGGGTGGAGGCAGGTTGGGCGGTGCCATGTGGTGTCCCTGTGGAGGTGGGGGCAGGTGCAAGGGTGGCGGAGGGTAGTTGCCCCCACTGCTGCCTCCACTCATCCCTCCACTGCTGCCGCTATATGGGGGGTACCCACCCGAGCGGTAGTCACCACCTGATCGGAGGCTGCCAAAGAAACCACAAGGGCAACGATTAGGAAAGAGAGCAGTCACAGAAGTGTGAAAGATTGTGATGATCAACCTGAAAAGACAGAAATCTCGTGTGTGAAGTTAAATGTGAAATTAGCTCAATAAAAAGGGCTATAGTTGGGGTAGATGCACCACTGGTGCAGAATGGCTTCACTCCAGAGCAAGTACCGTAATTACCTGATCTAATGCACACCTTTTTTCCCCTAGAAAATGAGTTCGAAAATTGCCTGCGCATTAGATACAAAACCAGGTTGGCGTGTGCTTTGTTAGTAGCGTGGCCGCGGCTGTGCATGGCGATCAAAAAATGGCTGAGCGCATCTGCAGCTTGCGTGCCCTGTTTCAGACGTAATCTGACGCATGTGCAAAAGACTGGGTCAGctgagatggcgtggcatcatgGCGCTGTCTTCCCATGCATTTAGTGCTGGAGGTTGCGTAACCACGAGTTTCAGAGACGTATTGAAGTGAGTGGCAGATGAAGCGTTCGTTCCCCACTGCCGGCACACCATCAATCACGGAGGCGGCATGGACGCGAAAGCACGGCTGGCTTCGCTTCGAACTGCCGGTGTGAATATATTGTCGACAATGCATCAAACCGTACCTTTCGTCGCAGACTCTCGAGTTCAACAATACGATTTTGTTTCTAATTTCAACTTGCTTTTTCCGAATGCCCGATAACTCAGAAAATCCTGCATCCCCTTATGTGTAAGAAAAGTCCATTgacaactgtacttatttgcataaagaAGTGAATTTCTATATAATGAAGCAAACTGCCAATTTTactgacttcgttatatcgaggtttaaatGTATTTGCGGCAAACATTAAAATGTTTGATGAGGCTGCCATCTCAATGGGAAAGCTATATCTAATCTATATCCACGTCATGCCTCTTTTCAAGTTGCCCACGGGGATGGCAACCAATTAAGTGGAGAGCTGCTCACCTGCCACCTGGACCATAGTCGTGACGTGACCGATGATGTCCATAGTCTCCTCCTCCATGTCGGCTTGAACGGTGGAGCGAGCCTGTCGGACCAGAAGAGGGAAAATTGCACCAAGTTAGAAGTGCACCGAGTCTGGATGCAATGGCAAGCAGAATTGCCGATACAGAAAAATCTTCTACACATGTAGCACCGAGTTGCAACAATCCCAAGTCTTGTGAATGACCACTGTCGGCCCCACTGAAGCCACCTATTATTAGATCAGTGGCAACTGCcgttctgaagaaaaaaaaataaataaagaacaggAAGCCCACCAAAACAT
This genomic window contains:
- the LOC135914534 gene encoding E3 ubiquitin-protein ligase RBBP6-like isoform X2, giving the protein MSVHYKFKSSLDFDTVTFDGLHISVGELKKNILQQKKIGKAADFDLQITNAQTKEVYTSDDYLIPKNTSVIVARVPVTTTGRKNCRERNRDGEHSVPDTSSPGRNYEKLAKTADLANSSASEDDKIKAMMSQSSQEYDPSKYVKSRSMTGPLPPNYTCFRCGKSGHWIKNCPTNNIEVKRSTGIPRSFMVTVDGPDHKGALLTSTGEFAVPLIDHEAYKEVKKEKPPFVREPTPEPVQEPQLPDELLCMICHDLLQDAVLIPCCGNSFCDECVRQALLDSEQHECPVCHETDISPNNLIPNRFLRTAVLNFKNETGYTRIRRGQVAAASASAATGATSTSAASSPQLAGGDEGSATPPPTQPDEQDTDKKSSPEKKAPESPKEERTAEEEADESTSLEVAGAAVLDDTSRSPGIGTPSENPPGTPLADENPDEPAGPSLDEALTMSPQHRSHDENSPPSRTQHTGGSPSSLGNGEESVCAIATITTRVPSYTGPITLPGRSNRDPPMDHPRVPSGRGSLHRSSRHGGGDYGHHRSRHDYGPGGSLRSGGDYRSGGYPPYSGSSGGMSGGSSGGNYPPPPLHLPPPPQGHHMAPPNLPPPPFPGQAPPPGLTGMNVVPPHFPVPSGAGYIPPAKPFGPGDDYHGRRSRSRRAGDPLEEFEKRLRDLHRNRHRERRERRSGRSHSKTRSRSRSSSYSRSRSKSRGGRSSAASRSYSPRSPHSRYSGSSRSYSPHSRSYTPRSRSRSYSRSRSRSRSPVRHRRSRSPRSPGGGEGRRRAGSKSPHGRRSRSGSYRSRSRSPGRSTRRTRHHYHGGSHGSGRAYRRSRTPRSPRSYHHHPLPPPPPHHLGPPPHGYRGRSPSFRGARRGFYGGPPGGYPHHPGYPHHPSEHMVPPVEFDGRGGHYYPPHHHRDGVGAPYRGYPPGYPPGALPPPPHRGDNRGNDRYEGGGPPGPLGMPSRAYHADPGSRRERSRGDYPPPPEVVSERSPKGSRESRSREHRRHGEAITTPLVVSREGTEGKEGARLEAEGPVKTRKRSKDKEEKLLRHKHHHKSKESRKESKERAAGVQEGAVKKASKVSAVVPPEGEKQAVETKVEEPPASTKETAKTSRDAAKAEGEETLSEGAAAVKERKHKHKKKLKQEEALKKMAAKMAGRTSDESSQQLPGADDEPLKRKKKKKKLREARLLTKSLLLTPPDLSREQSMVAFLTAELEQGVPDAARLSKIEEQLELAKKKLLSDEREEAKGEVATPEETRGRAKATQDTVDTIWDKTELEPEQKEGAAPKEEENVLQVEVPELSKWEREELEGEESPLPPNEPVEEAKETKPVVSSEVLQRAENVLLHKPRKKAMVAVAAATAALARPATASEPKKLPSKVASPDDSQPVPADESSSQSSIREVKEGWRDPSVPLRLRDRLDGTLQVTITSSTEKERRSVTTSDKEQRGSSSEGTQQTKRIKLDRSKFGEKHSRGEGGEANDGAKSLKSSSRRDDRGGSRLDDRAQSDHDRRLPPEDIRSRLEDRRALEAAGHSRVLPPGRGDRDLSRSSRSGRPREKELTHRSSSRDMHPDERRRHKEERYYAAMMEERARRAYEEAHYKRMEVEMSHSRRKAPDEHRSRHTAEEAERLRMHERRVDAPRLRSKSADRGNAEDHHRARRGDWPAEQAAAGGSLSVVSQPSQRSRSRDKSEKERQRHHKEKTSHVAVSSAATVSAAGGSVAGGQESRSLPSTAAKQPEKKVSPTLASLESELRHRKESTQDESRFEPDYDEMIEDEPGSSGTTDPALLQGGGKSGSAKRRAVAVVEPLAGKKSRLAEEEGLAPAKSSASPAASAAPASSAVVAAAAVVPPVSADDDRSSSSSSDSSDEGATSHKKHKKKHKKHKKHKHKHKKKKKSKKAEKSD
- the LOC135914534 gene encoding E3 ubiquitin-protein ligase RBBP6-like isoform X1 translates to MSVHYKFKSSLDFDTVTFDGLHISVGELKKNILQQKKIGKAADFDLQITNAQTKEVYTSDDYLIPKNTSVIVARVPVTTTGRKNCSRERNRDGEHSVPDTSSPGRNYEKLAKTADLANSSASEDDKIKAMMSQSSQEYDPSKYVKSRSMTGPLPPNYTCFRCGKSGHWIKNCPTNNIEVKRSTGIPRSFMVTVDGPDHKGALLTSTGEFAVPLIDHEAYKEVKKEKPPFVREPTPEPVQEPQLPDELLCMICHDLLQDAVLIPCCGNSFCDECVRQALLDSEQHECPVCHETDISPNNLIPNRFLRTAVLNFKNETGYTRIRRGQVAAASASAATGATSTSAASSPQLAGGDEGSATPPPTQPDEQDTDKKSSPEKKAPESPKEERTAEEEADESTSLEVAGAAVLDDTSRSPGIGTPSENPPGTPLADENPDEPAGPSLDEALTMSPQHRSHDENSPPSRTQHTGGSPSSLGNGEESVCAIATITTRVPSYTGPITLPGRSNRDPPMDHPRVPSGRGSLHRSSRHGGGDYGHHRSRHDYGPGGSLRSGGDYRSGGYPPYSGSSGGMSGGSSGGNYPPPPLHLPPPPQGHHMAPPNLPPPPFPGQAPPPGLTGMNVVPPHFPVPSGAGYIPPAKPFGPGDDYHGRRSRSRRAGDPLEEFEKRLRDLHRNRHRERRERRSGRSHSKTRSRSRSSSYSRSRSKSRGGRSSAASRSYSPRSPHSRYSGSSRSYSPHSRSYTPRSRSRSYSRSRSRSRSPVRHRRSRSPRSPGGGEGRRRAGSKSPHGRRSRSGSYRSRSRSPGRSTRRTRHHYHGGSHGSGRAYRRSRTPRSPRSYHHHPLPPPPPHHLGPPPHGYRGRSPSFRGARRGFYGGPPGGYPHHPGYPHHPSEHMVPPVEFDGRGGHYYPPHHHRDGVGAPYRGYPPGYPPGALPPPPHRGDNRGNDRYEGGGPPGPLGMPSRAYHADPGSRRERSRGDYPPPPEVVSERSPKGSRESRSREHRRHGEAITTPLVVSREGTEGKEGARLEAEGPVKTRKRSKDKEEKLLRHKHHHKSKESRKESKERAAGVQEGAVKKASKVSAVVPPEGEKQAVETKVEEPPASTKETAKTSRDAAKAEGEETLSEGAAAVKERKHKHKKKLKQEEALKKMAAKMAGRTSDESSQQLPGADDEPLKRKKKKKKLREARLLTKSLLLTPPDLSREQSMVAFLTAELEQGVPDAARLSKIEEQLELAKKKLLSDEREEAKGEVATPEETRGRAKATQDTVDTIWDKTELEPEQKEGAAPKEEENVLQVEVPELSKWEREELEGEESPLPPNEPVEEAKETKPVVSSEVLQRAENVLLHKPRKKAMVAVAAATAALARPATASEPKKLPSKVASPDDSQPVPADESSSQSSIREVKEGWRDPSVPLRLRDRLDGTLQVTITSSTEKERRSVTTSDKEQRGSSSEGTQQTKRIKLDRSKFGEKHSRGEGGEANDGAKSLKSSSRRDDRGGSRLDDRAQSDHDRRLPPEDIRSRLEDRRALEAAGHSRVLPPGRGDRDLSRSSRSGRPREKELTHRSSSRDMHPDERRRHKEERYYAAMMEERARRAYEEAHYKRMEVEMSHSRRKAPDEHRSRHTAEEAERLRMHERRVDAPRLRSKSADRGNAEDHHRARRGDWPAEQAAAGGSLSVVSQPSQRSRSRDKSEKERQRHHKEKTSHVAVSSAATVSAAGGSVAGGQESRSLPSTAAKQPEKKVSPTLASLESELRHRKESTQDESRFEPDYDEMIEDEPGSSGTTDPALLQGGGKSGSAKRRAVAVVEPLAGKKSRLAEEEGLAPAKSSASPAASAAPASSAVVAAAAVVPPVSADDDRSSSSSSDSSDEGATSHKKHKKKHKKHKKHKHKHKKKKKSKKAEKSD